ACGCGCTGATGCTCATCGTCGGCGGGGGACTCTCCGCGGCACAGCTCCCGTTCAAGCTGCGTGACTCCGTCGCCGACCGGCGGAGATGAGCCACGGGCTCGGTGTCGTCGCCGCGCTGCGTGACGCCCCCGACATCGTCGTCGTCGGCTTCGCACTCCTCACCCAACTGGGTGACTTCTGGTGGTATCTGTCCGTCCTGACGCTGGCGTACGCCTTCGCCGGCATCCATCCGCGACTGCGCGGCGAGCGCGTGCGCGAACGCGTCGCCTTCGTCATCGCCGTCGCGCTCGGTGCCCTCGCCGTCACCTATCTGCTGAAGCTGACGGTCGCACATCCGCGCCCGCCGGGTGCCGAGACCGCCCGTGACCTCGCGTGGCTGCCCGCCTCGCTCGACCCCGTCTGGACGTTCCTCGCGACCAGCGAGAGCTACACGCTCCCCTCCGGACACGCCACCGGGAGCGCGGCGATATACGGCGCTATCGCGCTCGTGAGCCGATGGGGCAGTCGTCGGCTCCGGTACGGCAGCGCCCTCGTGCTGGTCGCGCTCATCGCCCTTTCACGGGTCGTCATCGGCGTCCACTATCTCGGCGACGTGCTCGTCGGTCTCGCGGTCGGTGGCGGCTATCTCGCCGTCGTCTGGCTCGCCACCCGGGGTCGGAAGGTCAAGCGCGCCTTCTCGCTCGCCCTCGCCGTCGCGCTCGTCGGCATGTTCGCGACGCTGACGCCCGAGACGGCTGCTATCGCCGGAGCCACGCTCAGCGGGCGTATCACCTGGACCATCGTCGGTGGACGGCTCCCGGCGTTCTCGACGGGCACCGAGGGGGCGGTGACGGCGGTCGTCGCGCTCGTCGGGGCGGCGCTTGCGGGCGGAGCCGCGTTCGCGGGCGACGCCAGCGTCGTCGTGCTGTTCGTCGCTGCTGCCGGCGGTATCACGCTGATTCTCACGTCACCGCTGGCGACACAGCGGCTGCTCGGGTAGCCGTCGGCTGTCGCTTTCTCGCGGAAAAAACGGAGAGGAAAGTCCGCGTTAGAACGTTTCGAGGTAGCGGTCGATCTCCCAGTCGGAGACATCGACGCGGTAGTCGTCGTACTCGGCCGTCTTGGCCTCGAGGAACTTCTCGGCGACGTGGTCGCCGAGCGCGTCCATCACGAGCTCGTCCTCTTCGAGCGCGTCGAGCGCCTCGCCGAGGTTCGACGGCAGCGTGGTGATGCCGTACTCCTCGCGTTTTGCCTCGTCGAACTCGTAGATGTTCTCGCGGACCGGGTCCGGGCAGTCGAGTTCGCGCTCGATGCCGTCGAGACCGGCGTGGATGAGCGCCGCGAAGGCGAGATACGGGTTACACGACGGGTCCGGGAAGCGCGCCTCGATACGGGAGGCGGCCGGCACGCGGGCGGCCGGCTTGCGGATGAGCGCGGAGCGGTTGCGGTCGGACCACGCGACGTACACCGGAGCCTCGTAGCCGGGGACGAGTCGCTTGTAGCTGTTGACGGTCGGGTTCGTCACGGCCGCGAGCGCCTCGGCGTGGTCGAGGATGCCGGCGGTGAACTGCTTTGCCGTCTCGCTCAGGTCGAACTCGTCGTCGCCGTCGTGGAAGGCGTTCTCCCCGTCCTCGGTGAACAGCGAGATGTGGGTGTGCATGCCCGAACCGTTGATGCGCGGAATCGGCTTCGGCATGAACGTGGCGTGGAGGTCGTGTTGTGCGGCAATCGCACGAACGACCGTCCGGAAGGTCCCGACGTTGTCGGCCGTCGTCAGGGCGTCGTCGTACTCGAAGTTGATTTCGTGTTGACCCTGTGCGACCTCGTGGTGGGAGGCCTCGATGTCGAAGCCCATCTCTTCGAGTCCGAAGATGATGTCACGGCGCACGTCCGAGGCGAGGTCCTTCGGCGCGAGGTCGAAGTAGCCGCCGGCGTCGTTCGTCTTCGTCGTCGCGCGCCCGTCCTCGTCCTCCTCGAAGAGGAAGAACTCCGGTTCTGGGGCGGCGTTGACCTCGAATCCCATCTCCGAGGCGCGGTCGAGTGCGTCTTTCAGAACGTAGCGCGGGTCTCCCTCGAACGGCTCGCCCGTCGACGTGTTGATGACGTCACAGATGAGACGCGCGGAGTGGCCGTCGCGCCACGGCAGGATGGCGAACGTGCTCGCGTCGGGCTTGAGCCGCATGTCCGACTCCTGAATACGGACGAACCCTTCGATGGAAGAGCCGTCGAAGTAGATGCCCTCGGTGAACGCCTTCTCCGCCTGGTCGGCGGGGACCGCGACGTTCTTGACCGTCCCGAGGATGTCCGTGAACTGGAGCCGCAGGAAGTCCACGTTCTTCTCGTCGATTTCGTCCAGTACGCGCTGTGCTTCCGCCGAAAGGCCGCCGTCCGGTGCAGTGTCCTCCGTCATGTTCGAGACAGGTGTACTGAACGTCCCCGGTATTAAAGCAGTATCTATCTTCGCAAAACATACCAAGCTCGCTCAGGAACTGGATATTCGTAAACTTATAATGGTGGGGAGGCGTTACCAGGTGTAATGACGTACGAAAACCTCGACCGACGGTTGGTGAACGCACTTCTCGAAGACGGCCGCGCCTCGCTTCGCTCGCTCGCCGAGGAACTCGACGTGAGCGTCACCACCGTCTCCAATCACATCTCCGAGCTCGAAGAGTCGGGCATCATCTCCGGGTACACGCCCGTCGTCGGCTACGACGAACTCGGCTACGACGTCACGGCGATTATCCAGCTCAAGTGTGAAGGCTCCGCGCTCCCCGACATCACCGAACGGCTCCGCGAACACAGCCAGATGATTTCGGTGTACGAGGTGACGGGCGACCACGACGTTATCGCCATCGGAAAGTTCACGGACACCGACCACATGAACTCTCAAATCAAGGAGCTGCTCATCGACCCAGACATCAAGGAGTCGAACACGAGCGTCGTTCTCAACTCCGTGCTCGAAAACGAACAGTTCGCCCTCGACATCAAAGAGTAAGCTCTCATGCCGTTGTCCGTCCTTCGAACTCCGGACAGCTACGGGTATACAAGCTACAGCAACTGCTCAAGTTGGTGGCGACGACGGCTCACGTCGAAGTGGAGCCGAACGTTCCCCTGACTCGACAGCCGGTCGAGCACGAGCAGCGGGTCGACCCCCTCGCTCTCGACAGCTTCGAGCAGCCCTTCGATGTCGTTGCGGTTGAGCGCGAGCGAATCCATCATCCCGAGTGCGAGTGCCATTGCTGCGCCGGCGTCGCCCTCCGGAAACTCGTCGGAGACGTGCGAGAAGTCCGGCTCGTCGCCGAACTCCGCCGGCTGGCTGGCGAGACACCGCGTGCAGGTCGCGACGTACTCGCTGTCCACGTACTCGCGGAGATTCAGCGGGACCTCGTACATCGTCGTCGGGCCGCCACAGTGGTTGCAGTCCATACCGCGGCCACGGCGGCGAGCAAAAAGGGTGTGACTATTCGGCCGGCTCAGACGTAGGTGAACCACTCGTCGTGGTCGTCCGTCTCGCGCTCGACGAGGTCGAAGAAGGCGGTCTGAAGCTCCTCGGTGACCGGGCCGCGGGTCCCCGAGCCGATGGTGACGTTGTCCACCTGCTTGATGGGGGTCACCTCGGCGGCGGAACCAGTAAAGAACAGCTCGTCGGCGGTGTGGAGCTCGCCACGCGAGATGGAGACGTTGTCGTGGACCTCGTAGCCGCGCTCCTCGGCCAGCGTGATGACGGTGTTGCGCGTGATACCGTCGAGGATGGACTCCGAGAGCCCCGGCGTGAAGATTTCGCCGTCGCGGACGAGGAAGATGTTCTCGCCCGGTCCCTCAGCGACGTTCCCCTCTTTGTTGAGGACGATGGCCTCGACGAAGCCGTTGCGCCGGGCCTCCTCGCCGGCCAGCATGCTGTTGACGTACAGCCCGGTCGTCTTGGCGTTGGTCGGAATCTGACTGGAGGCGTGCTTTCGCCACGAGGAGACCATCACGTCGATCCCGTTTTCGAGGGCTTCCTCGCCGAGATACGCGCCCCACTCCCACGCGGCGATGGCCACGTCGGTCGGGCAGTCCTTCGGCGAGACGCCGAGGCTGTCGTAGCCGTAGAAGGCAATCGGGCGGATGTACGCCGACTCGAGCTCGTTGCGGTCGAGCAGTTCCAGGGTCGCCTCGGTGAGTTCCTCGCGGTCGTACTCGATGTCCATGTCGTACGGCTTGGTGCTCTCGTACAGGCGGTCGAGGTGCTCCTCCCAGCGGAACAGCGCCGTCCCCTCCTGCGTATCGTACGCGCGGACGCCCTCGAAGACGCCCGACCCGTAGTGAAGCCCGTGTGAGAGGACGTGCGTCGTCGCGTCACGCCAATCGACGAACTCGCCGTTCTGCCAGATGACACCGTCGTCTTCCATCGCTTCGAACGCGGACATACGGATTCGTCGGTCGCTCGTACCTTAAATGTCGCAGAAACTGCCTACGCCAGCCGCGCGATGAGGTCGGCTCCCTCGACGTACGCGAAGCCGTTGCGGTCGGCGTACGCCCGGGCGTCGGCCGGCGAGAGCGCCTCGCCCGTCTCGTCGTCCAACATCTCACAGACGACGGCCGCGGGCGGCTGGTCGGCCGCGATGGCGAGCGCCACCGCGAGTTCGGTGTGGCCCTGGCGGTCGCCCAGCAGTTCCGGTGCGGCCCGGAGCAGGTGGACGTGACCGGGGGCGCGGAAGTCGGCCGCGAACTCCAGCGTGTCGGGTGCACGAGCCGACTCCCCGAGCCGCGAGATGGTGAGCGCGCGGTCGGCGTCGGTGATGCCCGTGAAGCTGTCGCGGTGGTTCACCGTCAGCGAGAACGACGAGCGCTCGTCGTACGCGAGTTCGTGGTCGGCCGCCGCAGGGTGGTCGAGCTGCTCTTGCATGAACGGGAGCGACCACGCCTCCGCAACCGCATCCGAGAGTGCGACGCAGATGAGCCCGCCCGCGTCGTTGCGGAGCCGCGCGACCGCGTCGGCGTCAACGGCGTGTGCCGGGTAGATGAGGTCAGTCTCTCCCTCGCGGTCGGCCGCGTCGTGGACTAAGATTGGCTCGCCGCGGCGGTAGGCCGCGATGGCAGCATCGACGGCCGCGTTACTCTGCTGTGACACGGACCGTCACCTCCTGGTCGTCCGTGAGGCCGAGTTCGTCCCGGAGCTTGACCGGGGCGATGATCTCCAGCTTGTCGGCGTCGTGGTGGGTGCGCTCGGGCGCGATGACGTGGGCCGTCTCGAAGCTTTCCTCGTCGGTCTCGACGGTCGCCGGCCAGCAGAACGCCGGCCCGTAGGTGCGGTCGTCACCTTCCCAGCCGTCGATACGCACCGGCTCGAAGCTGTCCATCCGGCTGCGTGCGGCGACGGACTCGTCGTCGAGTTCGACGTTGAGCGTGCCGAGGAACGGCTCGTAGCCCAGTTTCTCCTCGAACTGCTCCATGTAGCCCGGAAGAGAGATGTAGTGGCGACCCTCGCCCATCCCGCTGGTGACGTGGCCGTCGAAGGCGACCGAGAGGTCGCGCTCGAAGATGTGGCGGTACTGCTCGTACTCGCTGCGGAGCACGCGCTCGCCGTCGTCGGTGAGGGTGACGCGCTGGCCGTCACCGAGCATCTCGCGCTCGATGAGGCCGGCGGATTCGAGCCGCTGGAGCCGGCGGGAGGCGGTCTGGTTCGAGGCGTCGAGCCGTTCGGCGACGGCCGCACACGTCACCGTGGTCGGGCCGTCGATACTGCCCGCGAGCGCGAGTTCCTTGAGCGTCGTGAGTTCGTCCGGACCGACGGACGCGACCTGCTCTTGCATACCCGAAGGTGGGGCCTTCGCGTAGTTAACCATATCGTTACTGGCACGCATCGCAGAAGTGGAACGCTACGCCCAGAAGTCGCTGCCGCCCTTCAGCTTCGGCACCCACGTGTCCTCGTCGCGCGAGAGCAGGGTGACGCGGGAGTCGGGCACCTCGCGGAAGGTGTCGTGCTCGGGGAGGAACTCCCCGACGCGTTCGGTGAAGGCTTTCACCTCCTCGTGGCTCGGCATGTTCTCGTGGCCGAGCCGGCTCCGCGAGTGGCCGACGTACATGTACGCCTTCATCTCCAAGAAGTCGATGTCGGCTCGCTCGCACATCACAGCGTACCACTCCGGCGTGTGCATGTTGAAGCCGTCGACCAGGGTGGTCCGGATGACCGTCCGGGTGTCGTCCTTCTCTGCCAGCACGTCGAGCGTGTCGAGCAGTCGCTCCCAGGCGTCCTCTTCCATCGCGGCGACCGTCTCGTCGAAGGTGTGGCGGTCGGCGGCGTCGACGGAGACGTACAGCTGGGTCGGGTCACACGCGTCGAGCACCTCGGGCCGCGTGCCGTTGGAGACGAGGAAGGTCGTGATGTCGCGGTCGTGGAACGCCTCGATGAGCTCCGGCAGATACGGGTACAGCGTCGGCTCGCCGTCCAGCGAGATGGCGACGTGGCGCGGCTCCATCGCCTCGTCGAAGACGCGTCTCGGCACCTCGTCGTTGCCGCCGAAGCCGGACAGCAGTTTGCGCTGCAGCTCGATGGACGCGTCCACGACCGCCTCGGGGTCGTCCCACTCGACCTCGTCGAGTTCGTACGCGTGACCGGCGTGGTCGCGCCAGCAGAAGACGCACCGCTCGTTGCACTTCACCACGGGGGTCATCTGGATGCAGCGGTGCGATTGGATGCCGTAGAAGGTGTTCTTGTAACAGCGCCCCTCGCCGCGGAGCGCGTTGGCCGTCCACCCGCAGGTCTGTGCGGCGGTGTGGTTTTTGCTGTGGTACTCCGGGTCGTCCACCTGTTTCGGCCCGGTGTCGCTCATACCCGACGCTCGCGGGCCGCGGGCCTAAAGCCGTCGCTGTCCGGCCGAAAAAACGAGAATTAGGGGGTTAACTCTGGGTGACTTCCGGCGGCAGTCGGAAGACGGCCAGCCCGGAGGAGCCGACGGCGACGTCGGGGTAGACGTTCTCGCTGTCGGGAGCCGGTCGGCCGTAACGGGCTTCGAGCAGGTTGCTCTCTACCGGAGAGTCGAGCTGCGTCCACTGTGTCTCCGGCGTCTTCTCGAAGATGCGCCCGGAGTTGCCGACGACGAGCTTCTTGTCGCCCTCGCGGGTGACGCAGTTGAGCCGCTTCGTCCCGAGCTGGAGCGGCGTCCAGTTGTTACAGGAACACTCCAGCCGATACAGCTTCCCGCCGCCCGCGGAGACGTACGCGCGGTCGACGTCCTGGGTCTCGTAGCTGATCACGTCGGTCGTGGCGACCTGTGAGTCCGGGATGCCGATGTCGTCCCACGAGTCCGTCGCGTAGCTGTCGCCGGTGTTCTCCAGCGCGTTCGAGGAGGTGTCGACGACGTGGCCGTACCCCGGGCGGGATTCGCGCATGTCGATCGCCGCGGCGTTCGACCCCGACGCCGGCTTGACGAGGTTGACGCCGTCCTCCTCGAGGTCCGTAAGTAGGCACTTCTGCTGTTGGTCGAACGGCATCCGCATCACCTCACCCGAGCCGTTGGACGCGTAGATGACCTCCTCGTCCACGTCGCCGACGACGGAGATTCCCTCCCACGTCGAGGTCTTGCCCGACGGCGCGGAGTAGTTGTACTTCGTCTTCGTCTCCACGTCGAAGGCACCGAAGGCACCGGAGCCGCCGACGAAGTAGACGCGCTTGCCGTCGTCGGTTGTGCTGGCGGCCCGCAGCGGCGCACCACGCGTCTGTGGCCCGTTGCTGAACGCCAGTTCCCACTCGTGGGCGGTGACGTCGTAATCCTCCGGCGTCCCCTTCCCGTTCGTCGCGTAGGTGAGGAGATTCCCGGTCGCGCCGACCGCCACCGGACCGCGCGTGGTCATGGTGACGCTCCGGAGCGTCTTGCTCGTCGGGACCTGGTCGTCCGCGTACGTCTGCCAGCCCGCCGCCTGCTGGGAGGTCGTGGCGTTTACCGTGCCGAGTGCAGCTGCACCGCCGGCAACTGCGGTTGCTGCACCGGCTGTCTTCAGTACCGACCGTCGCGTGAACAGTGACTCAGTATCTGACATTGTCTGCACCCTCTATCCGTTGCGACACAGGATTAGCATATAAAACTATAACACCAATACTTGGAAATAAAGAAATTTCTAACGGACGAGAGCAAACAGACTGCCGAATCGTGGGGGATTATCGTTCGAGTATCGTTCCGGAGTTTCCGACGAGGATGTCCGTTTCGCCGACGGTTGCATCGAGGAGCGTGTTCCCGGTCGGGGTGTCGGTG
This portion of the Halosegnis longus genome encodes:
- a CDS encoding phosphatase PAP2 family protein, whose translation is MSHGLGVVAALRDAPDIVVVGFALLTQLGDFWWYLSVLTLAYAFAGIHPRLRGERVRERVAFVIAVALGALAVTYLLKLTVAHPRPPGAETARDLAWLPASLDPVWTFLATSESYTLPSGHATGSAAIYGAIALVSRWGSRRLRYGSALVLVALIALSRVVIGVHYLGDVLVGLAVGGGYLAVVWLATRGRKVKRAFSLALAVALVGMFATLTPETAAIAGATLSGRITWTIVGGRLPAFSTGTEGAVTAVVALVGAALAGGAAFAGDASVVVLFVAAAGGITLILTSPLATQRLLG
- the glnA gene encoding type I glutamate--ammonia ligase produces the protein MTEDTAPDGGLSAEAQRVLDEIDEKNVDFLRLQFTDILGTVKNVAVPADQAEKAFTEGIYFDGSSIEGFVRIQESDMRLKPDASTFAILPWRDGHSARLICDVINTSTGEPFEGDPRYVLKDALDRASEMGFEVNAAPEPEFFLFEEDEDGRATTKTNDAGGYFDLAPKDLASDVRRDIIFGLEEMGFDIEASHHEVAQGQHEINFEYDDALTTADNVGTFRTVVRAIAAQHDLHATFMPKPIPRINGSGMHTHISLFTEDGENAFHDGDDEFDLSETAKQFTAGILDHAEALAAVTNPTVNSYKRLVPGYEAPVYVAWSDRNRSALIRKPAARVPAASRIEARFPDPSCNPYLAFAALIHAGLDGIERELDCPDPVRENIYEFDEAKREEYGITTLPSNLGEALDALEEDELVMDALGDHVAEKFLEAKTAEYDDYRVDVSDWEIDRYLETF
- the lrp gene encoding HTH-type transcriptional regulator Lrp; this encodes MTYENLDRRLVNALLEDGRASLRSLAEELDVSVTTVSNHISELEESGIISGYTPVVGYDELGYDVTAIIQLKCEGSALPDITERLREHSQMISVYEVTGDHDVIAIGKFTDTDHMNSQIKELLIDPDIKESNTSVVLNSVLENEQFALDIKE
- a CDS encoding DUF6276 family protein translates to MDCNHCGGPTTMYEVPLNLREYVDSEYVATCTRCLASQPAEFGDEPDFSHVSDEFPEGDAGAAMALALGMMDSLALNRNDIEGLLEAVESEGVDPLLVLDRLSSQGNVRLHFDVSRRRHQLEQLL
- a CDS encoding branched-chain amino acid transaminase; this translates as MSAFEAMEDDGVIWQNGEFVDWRDATTHVLSHGLHYGSGVFEGVRAYDTQEGTALFRWEEHLDRLYESTKPYDMDIEYDREELTEATLELLDRNELESAYIRPIAFYGYDSLGVSPKDCPTDVAIAAWEWGAYLGEEALENGIDVMVSSWRKHASSQIPTNAKTTGLYVNSMLAGEEARRNGFVEAIVLNKEGNVAEGPGENIFLVRDGEIFTPGLSESILDGITRNTVITLAEERGYEVHDNVSISRGELHTADELFFTGSAAEVTPIKQVDNVTIGSGTRGPVTEELQTAFFDLVERETDDHDEWFTYV
- the ribB gene encoding 3,4-dihydroxy-2-butanone-4-phosphate synthase, with the protein product MSQQSNAAVDAAIAAYRRGEPILVHDAADREGETDLIYPAHAVDADAVARLRNDAGGLICVALSDAVAEAWSLPFMQEQLDHPAAADHELAYDERSSFSLTVNHRDSFTGITDADRALTISRLGESARAPDTLEFAADFRAPGHVHLLRAAPELLGDRQGHTELAVALAIAADQPPAAVVCEMLDDETGEALSPADARAYADRNGFAYVEGADLIARLA
- a CDS encoding DUF120 domain-containing protein, giving the protein MQEQVASVGPDELTTLKELALAGSIDGPTTVTCAAVAERLDASNQTASRRLQRLESAGLIEREMLGDGQRVTLTDDGERVLRSEYEQYRHIFERDLSVAFDGHVTSGMGEGRHYISLPGYMEQFEEKLGYEPFLGTLNVELDDESVAARSRMDSFEPVRIDGWEGDDRTYGPAFCWPATVETDEESFETAHVIAPERTHHDADKLEIIAPVKLRDELGLTDDQEVTVRVTAE
- the twy1 gene encoding 4-demethylwyosine synthase TYW1, coding for MSDTGPKQVDDPEYHSKNHTAAQTCGWTANALRGEGRCYKNTFYGIQSHRCIQMTPVVKCNERCVFCWRDHAGHAYELDEVEWDDPEAVVDASIELQRKLLSGFGGNDEVPRRVFDEAMEPRHVAISLDGEPTLYPYLPELIEAFHDRDITTFLVSNGTRPEVLDACDPTQLYVSVDAADRHTFDETVAAMEEDAWERLLDTLDVLAEKDDTRTVIRTTLVDGFNMHTPEWYAVMCERADIDFLEMKAYMYVGHSRSRLGHENMPSHEEVKAFTERVGEFLPEHDTFREVPDSRVTLLSRDEDTWVPKLKGGSDFWA